The genomic stretch TACAAGTGCTTACAATGAAGCATTATTCATGCTTGGTTGACCTGTAGCTCGTGCTGGCAGGTCTGAGGAAGCCTTGGGCTTCATTCAGAAAATGCCAGTTCAACCAGATGCTAGTTTGTTTTGAGCTTTGCgagtttaattaaacaaattttcttttgatgaaTGTAATCaaagattgaaaattatatatacacaGTTTTACTACGTAGCTGGTTTTCTTGGTCAATCATTGGCTGCTGTTGTTTTTTCTTACTATGATCCACAATATCGAGATCATCCTTTACAGCATTGATCCACATTTGACATAGACAGGGAATGAGGTCATTGTAGGTGGGATGTCACCAAAAAAGTGgagtgattaattttttattatgtaatttaCCAAGCCTATTTAATTCCTGCCAgggcaattttttttacttagattTCACCACTTTGCCAGAAAGGCAATACAAATacagaaaagtaaaaaagacaaataaagaTGGTGACGAAAAGTTCGAACTAGAGAATTATAAAttgattctgattttttttttttttttttttgcatttcagaAGTCTATTAAGAGAAGATTAAATTGCAGGACGCATGTGCAGAGATTTTtctagattaaattttaaacattttCATATTCTCTCAAGTATGGTCATCATAAAAGATACTCTTTCATAGGAATTttcatcacaagaaaaaaataaaattcactgCAGGTATAGGGAGATCAAATTCACATCATTGCTTTTTAGTCAAGTTAAATTGCACTGTACCCAGGAACCTTCTTATAGCCTGAACGCTCCATAATACCTCTGGTCTTCTCACGAGCAGCCCAGTTTCCTATTTCTGCGTAGATATTAGATAACAAGGAATAATGCCCGGTATCACTTGTCCTGATCTTCAAGAGATCCTTTTCAATTCCTGGGATCATGTCCATCCTCTGGTGAATTCGACACCCATTAAGTAAATTACCCAAAACACTAGCATCTGCAGGAAATGGCATTGAGTTGATTATTTTGTAGGCTCCGTTGACATCACCAGCACGGCTCAGAAGGTCAACCATACAAGCAAAGTGTTCTGAGTTGGGTTCAACGCCAAAATCTCTCATCAGGTCAAAATAGAACTTTCCTTGTTCCACAGATCCTGAATGACTACATGCTGATAGGATATTCATGAAGGTAATATGATTTGGTTTTATTCCCAATTCTACCATTTGATTGAAGAAAGTGATTGCAGCATCAATACGACCATGCATTCCATATCCAGAAATCATCGCACTCCATGACACCACACTCTTTTCTGACATGCTATGAAAAACACCTTCGGCAGTTCGAAGATCTCCACACTTTGCGTACATATCAGTTAGAGCAGTTTCTATGTAAAGATCCTTCTCTACACCATACATAATGAGTTTGTGGTGAAGCCATTTTCCCTTTTCAAGACATACCATGTCTGCGCAAGCTTGAATTGCACTTAAGAAGACCACATCAGTTATTTTAAGACAATTGAGGTACATTTGATCAACGAGATGAATTGCCTCTATCGAATTACCACTCTGAACGAACCCGGAAATAATAGAATTCCATGCCACACtacttttttgtttaatatcattaaatatCATGAATGCTGAATCTGAGAAACCACACCTCGAGTACATGCCAATAAGAGCATTCTTGACAAACTCACCCAAAATGCATCGTTTGATGGCATAACCATGTATCTGACGCCCAAGCTGCAATGAACCCACATTTCCACAAGCAGATATCGCACTTGACAGGCTAAAAAAATCCAGAATTAGTCCTCGTTTTTGCATCTGCACAAATAATACCAGAGCTTCCGCGAACAACCCTTGCCTAGCATTTATCGATAAGAATGTGTTCCATGACACAACATTTCTCTCCCCAATTGCATGAAGAACCTTCTCACAATAACCTAGTTTACCACATCCAGCATATAATTCAATTAACACTGGCCCTAGACAGTCATCTTGGAATGTCATACCTTTCTTCAATGCATGACAATGAATTAATTTCCCTTCTCTAAGCCAGCTTAACCCAGAACAAGATTTAAGAACCCCCATTATGGTAATCACATTCGGCTCCTCTTTCAACTCTAGCATCTTCACAAAAATCTCAAAAGCTTCTTTAAACCAACCACTTCGATTATAACAGTAAATCATTGAAGTCCATGAAATAAAAGTCTTACTGGCCATATTTACAAAAATCCTCTCAGCACTATACAAATCATCACATGAACTATACATCTCAATAAGGGAATTATCCAACGCCTCACAGGTGTCAACTCTCCTCCTAACGATATAACCATGTATGGACTTAGCTAACTTCAAAATGCCCAGTTTAGAACAAGCCTCAGTGACACTTAACAGTATAACCCAGTCCAATTTAACGCGTTCATTTACCATCAACCTAAACATCTCCAAAGCTTCATTTGCCTCTCCCTTATCAACATAACTATAAATAATCGAACTCCACGAAACCAAATCTCTGACCGGAATATCATCAAACACCTTCCTTGCATCGGTTAAGCAACCTAATTCTCCATACAAACCAAGAAGTGAAGTCTCAATAAAAGGATCATTATCAAACCCACATTTAATTATCCTCCCGTGAACTTTTGCACCAATAAACATGTCCCCAAAACCAGCACAGGCTCTCAAAACTGAAGGAAATACGAAATTAGTAATTTGAGCTTCATTGCATATCATCTTGTTGTAGAGTAAAATGGCCTCTTCAAAAGCGTGAGACCAGACATGGCATTTTATAAGGACACCCCACATGAAAGAATCAGGGTTTTGGTAGGTTTCAAAGACAAGTGTTGAGGATTTAATGGAACCCATTTGAGCATAGGACTCGATGAGTTTGGTGGAGGCTTGGGCGGTGTTGGAAAGATTAGTGACTAAAAGGTGGGCATGGAGCTGGTTTAATTGTCTAAAGGTTTTGCAGGACCTGAAAAGAGGCATGTAGCGTGTCATTCTGCTTCTTTGTTAATAAGCAGACACAACATTCTCGATTGTGTAAGAAGAGATGCTGAAGTTAGAAGCCCGAGCAAGTACCAAATAATGATTGGTTATATGGGCCACAACATAAAGGGTGCTCTCCCGCTATGAAATCAGTGGAACAAGAAAGCAGAAAGCAGATATATAGTTGtggaatcaaaacaaaatattagtatttatactataaaaacaattaattttgcCATTTGACATCATTGATCATCTTCGATTTAGTactctttttatttgaaaattaccTTCTTTTCACATCAGATTTTCCCAATATCTTTTCTCCCTTTTTGcactctattttttaaaaagaaaaaaaaacttattataaaataatatataattgacAGAAAGACCAAGTTGcaagcatattaaaaaataaaaataaataaaaaatatagtttgttaAACTACAAGGATTGGTTAACTAGTTGAGTTAAACTACAAGGACTAAGTCATAATTAAGTCTATTTTGGTTTTAAACGAATAAAAACACAAGTACGACATGTTTCTGCCCTGTAATGTCTACGAAGAACCTGAACCTCAAGGAACAAGACGAGACAGGGGAAAGAATATAAGCCATATACAAGTTATCATGCCATATTGCTAACACATGATCTAAATCAAATCACATCTGAAATTTCCAGCAACACAAGTGAAGATAGCGCCATTAAATCATACATGACTGAGATAGAATTCCACAAGCTTTTCAGCTCCATGCCTTCAATCTCAAAATCAAGTGGACCAGAAGGCAGCACTCGCCTGCTTAAGCACGCCGCCATCGTCATTATGGTGTCTATTGAAATGGTaatggatttttaaaatatccatcaAGCGGCACTTCATGACTGACGAGGCTTATTGTGCTTTTCACGCAGCTGCTTGATTAGGATAAAATCTCCTGGTGTCTCCATCCCATAGAAAAGAAACGATGTATAGGGATGATCAAAGCTTTCCTGCACATTGATCATATGCGTAAAaacaatcaagtaaaaaaagcCATGGGCATGCTTCATTTTTTAATCAACTTGACTTACCAGATCCGGTTTCTCAGGAGCAACCAAATTTTCCTCAGGAACTACTGAGACATCAGGGAAAGAAAAGCTAGCATGCAGCTATGGAAGTTTGCTACAAGGCCAAGATCCAAACTCACTAGAATCAtggaaacataaaaaagagtGAAGTACGAATTGTTGACACATCGCACCAGGATAAGCAACTCCTAATCTTTTATATTTGCACTTTGATTCTTCTCACGTAAGAGACTCTATACGGCCGCGGCTGTAGAATTCATTTACCGAGTCCAGAATTATAACATTCAGTTCTTAGGATGTGCTCCCATGGCATAAACGCATCTCTACAGATTCGTTTCTGCATA from Populus alba chromosome 8, ASM523922v2, whole genome shotgun sequence encodes the following:
- the LOC118062524 gene encoding LOW QUALITY PROTEIN: putative pentatricopeptide repeat-containing protein At1g69350, mitochondrial (The sequence of the model RefSeq protein was modified relative to this genomic sequence to represent the inferred CDS: substituted 1 base at 1 genomic stop codon), with product MTRYMPLFRSCKTFRQLNQLHAHLLVTNLSNTAQASTKLIESYAQMGSIKSSTLVFETYQNPDSFMWGVLIKCHVWSHAFEEAILLYNKMICNEAQITNFVFPSVLRACAGFGDMFIGAKVHGRIIKCGFDNDPFIETSLLGLYGELGCLTDARKVFDDIPVRDLVSWSSIIYSYVDKGEANEALEMFRLMVNERVKLDWVILLSVTEACSKLGILKLAKSIHGYIVRRRVDTCEALDNSLIEMYSSCDDLYSAERIFVNMASKTFISWTSMIYCYNRSGWFKEAFEIFVKMLELKEEPNVITIMGVLKSCSGLSWLREGKLIHCHALKKGMTFQDDCLGPVLIELYAGCGKLGYCEKVLHAIGERNVVSWNTFLSINARQGLFAEALVLFVQMQKRGLILDFFSLSSAISACGNVGSLQLGRQIHGYAIKRCILGEFVKNALIGMYSRCGFSDSAFMIFNDIKQKSSVAWNSIISGFVQSGNSIEAIHLVDQMYLNCLKITDVVFLSAIQACADMVCLEKGKWLHHKLIMYGVEKDLYIETALTDMYAKCGDLRTAEGVFHSMSEKSVVSWSAMISGYGMHGRIDAAITFFNQMVELGIKPNHITFMNILSACSHSGSVEQGKFYFDLMRDFGVEPNSEHFACMVDLLSRAGDVNGAYKIINSMPFPADASVLGNLLNGCRIHQRMDMIPGIEKDLLKIRTSDTGHYSLLSNIYAEIGNWAAREKTRGIMERSGYKKVPGYSAIXLD